The Onychomys torridus chromosome 23, mOncTor1.1, whole genome shotgun sequence genome segment TTACTTGCTTTCCCTGTTGAGTCCATCAAAGCATCTTTTGCCTAGTAGCAGGAATCTGATCCCTTAGTTAGGTGCCATTGGATCTCTCTATGTCTGTGTTTATAGGCTATGCTAAAATGCTCACTTTTCTGATAAGGATGTCTAAAAGGTAGTGGGTTCCTTGAAATTCAGAAAGCAAGACCATGTTCTTATCTCCACAACCACTTGGGGGCAAACAGAAGCAGGCATTATCTGCCCAATTTAAAGACAGAAACTGAAGTATACTTGGCCCAgttgagaggaggaggaaattcAGAGCCCCTCTGGACTTCTTCAGagctcttcttctcctcctcttcctcctcctcttccttcttcttgtacttttttaaagatatattattcatttattatttttatttttattaagacatttttttattcattttatataccaatcacagatctccctctcttccctcctcctgcttcccagcctttcccctcaacccaacccaccccccattccctcctccaaaaaggtaaggcctcccattgggagtaagcagagcctggtacatcaAGGCTAtgcgaggtgtcccatcataggtagtgggctctaaaagccagctcatgcaccagagacagatcctgaCCCTACTGCCAcggggtcccttaagcagatcaagctacaaaaCGCTTatgcagagggagaaagaaatcagatCTCTTTTAATGTTACCTCTGGAGGAGGCTGGTTATCTGAGGCTTCAATAAACCTCACCTTAAGGCCCCTAAGTAACCACGGATACTGTCAAGTTGGCACAAAAGCCTTCAGGTCATACACAGtacaagagtttttttttttttttttttttttttttttttttttttttttttttttttttttttttttttttatgattctgGGGACTTTTAGGAAAGACATGGGAAGGAAGGCCCTTCACCTGAGAGCCCTTATCTGGGAATGTTTCAGTTAAGGTGGGTGTCAACGCCCAGCAATGCCCTTGAGAAAGTGATGGGCTTCATCTTTAGACTAAGGTCTTGATTaactgaaaggaaaacaaaaggaaatccaTCCAAGCTGCTTCTTCCTTTTGGAGATCGAGGATTCTAGGGAGAAATCAGAGGGGGAAAAATCAGGACAccctcagtagcccaggctaacaACAACAAGGAATCTCTACCTTGGATCAAGGACGAGGAGTTCATAGCCTCCCGTACTTTGCCTCCCATCCATCCACTCTAGGACCTCAGTGATGTAGGAGAAATTTACAGTCTGGCTGTAATTTGCCCTTGTTTCTTCTCCTGACCCCAATACCTCATGCATTCCTTCCCTCATACCCTTTCAAATTAGGCGAGGCACTAGTGAGAAACCGGGTTGGGGCCTCTACTATCTCCCAGACAGGAGTCAAGCTGAGCACCAACTTTGCAGCGCTGTGTCTCTCCAGGTAGGTAAGTCCTGGGAGCCAAGACACACAAAAGGTGGGCGTGGGCCCTGATTAGGGAGGGGACCTGTAGCCAACCCCCTGGTTCCGAACTCCAAACCTCTGCGGGGGAGGAGCAAGGAGGGTTCTGGAGACTGGAACTGGGACTTGGGGGCGAGAGGCAGTGGCAGTTTGCAGGTCCTTTGACGTAGTCGAACACTCCCACTGCTTAAGAAGAGGCACGCTGGCATCCAGGACGCGGAAGCTGGGGACAGTCACCTGCTTAAGGAGCAGCCTGAGTGCGTCCTCTCTGCGCACTCGAGGGATCTCCGATAGCGCAGGTGAGCGCAGAGCGGCGCCCTACAGACCCACAGCAGAGGCGCGGGACGAGGAGGAGGTGAGTGGGGGCCGAGATCCTGACCCTGAGGCTCCGCCTGGGAGGGTGAAGCAGCGAGGAGCAGGTGCCTGGACCAAACTCGCCAGCACTAGGTTCTCAATGGGGCGCACAAGGGGACTCCTGTGTTAGCGAGCCCACCCCTCTGAAGCTCCGAAACGGAGCCTCTTTCTGAAAAGTCTTCATCAGCTAGATTATTAGCACAAGCCCCTCGAGAGTCCCAAGACACGCCGACTTCAGCACCCTGGATAGCGCCTCCTCCTTCTAAAAACTTCACCTGGGTATCAAGGCTGCAACACTTGGAACAGAGAAAACCTTTGGGTGCGACTTTGATATTTCAGTTCAATAAATGCAATCTTTTCAAGTAAAGCTAATCTGAAAATGATATAAAACTAAACATTTTGAGTGATCCGCTGTTTCAAACACGACCCTTCAAGACTAGGTATGTTCAAAGACAGGTTCTGAAACGTTTCTTCAGCAGTGCCTCGGTAAGTCCCGACGCTGAGCAGAGCCTGTCTACTGGTGTTATAATTACTAATTGTGATGTGGAAGTAGGCAGGGTGTGTGTCCctcctatatttctttctttatgttgaaTTGCTTAACCATGATACACATTTTGTATAGTTGGGGAATAATCAGATAAACTTTTAATTTGGGGGAAATTATAATTTCTGTCATCTCAAGGGTGTAATTTCTCATTGCACTTGTCTGAAGTGGGAACATAAGAACCAGCTAGAGGTGACGTGTGGCTGTTTGGATGATTTTATTACAATAGACATTGAGAGCTAGAAAATTTGAGGGGGAGACAAACCATTGTCCTTTAAATTCTTGGGATTCACTGCAGGCTGGGAGAAATTggaaagcattttctttattaaagtcCTATCAGGACTTCATAGCATTTAGACTTGGAACTTGTCTATCAGTATTACTTTTgtaaatcaaaatacatttatcCACACGTTAAGCATCAAGGATggatttatttctattataatgTCTTGTAAGTTTTCAAAGCTTTTAAAAGCTAAGGGCTACTATGAACATGAGAGCATATAAGGATGAAAGCTATAAAATTCTTAGCTGTATGTAGTATAGTTTTGTATGAAAAAAAGGCTAGGTTTAAGAGATTAAAAAGTAAAGTCACGTGGCAGATTTTAGTTTTCATGCAGTATTCTTTTAAGCTACATTCCAGTGTAAACAATTTCACTCAGCTATCTCACAGGGAACACATCTTGGAAATTCTTCTTAGCTTGGCTATCTTGGTTGTGCACAACCTGGATTGGGAATAGGTCATCTAGGGAGAACAAGGCTTGTGATATGGGGAGAAGGTAAGTCTCTTCCTAATTAGTAATGGTGGTGTGTTTCTTCTCGGACCGAGACTCTCAGGGGCACACTTGTTTCTTTTATGGCATGGAAGACAAGCTTGGACTGATGTATTTCCGTGTGTACAGTTGCAGGACCATGGCTGATCCTGGCACCAGAAGAGGGATCCACTGCCCTCTGAGTCTCACCTGCTCCCTGCTCATTGTGGGAATGTGCTGTGTGTCTCCTTTGTTCTGTCACAGTCAGACAGACCTGCTGGCTCTTAACCAAGCTGATCCTCAGTGCTGGGAGTCCTCCTCAATGCTCCTCTTGGAAATGCAGAAGCCTCGTGTTTCTAACACTGTTTCTGGCTTTTGGGATTTTATGATCTACCTGAAGTCATCTGAGAACTTGAAGCATGGGGCACTGTTCTGGGATCTGGCCCAACTCTTCTGGGACATCTACATAGACTGTGTCCTCTCCAGGAACCATGGCTTaggaaggagggaactggctggagaggaaaagaaggaaaagcaaagcTCAACAGTGCTGCATTTGGGGATCAAACAAGGTGCATGGCCCTGGCCTGTTGAATTTGTCTATCAAGTGTGATGTGCTAATGTGTGAGGAAGAGGGAGTGGCCCTAGGGGAAGCCATTATCACATACAGTCCTTTAAAGGAGAGGGTGTCAAGATAGTTCAAATAACAGAATAACTGTTTATGTCAACATTGTGGGTCCACTCTAGTATTTCATGTGAAAAGTCattaggaagagggagagagtgggaggggagagagagagagagagagagagagagagagagagagagggagagagagggagagggaagagagagagcaagagggggagagagatggagggggggagaaaggaggggagagagggggtagagatggagatggagagagagagagagaaagagagagggagagaaagagggaagagagaggggagggagagagagggaggaagggagggggagaggggtaATGTATAAATTGCAATGTAAAGATGTAAGGCTTGCCCCAAAatgaagacttatttattatttattgataacTTGAATGTAACTTGGTGTTTTCTTTATGTGGAAATAATAAGATATGGGTAGGAGCTGGTGGCAGGGAGATATCTGTAGCATGGGAATTCTTGCCCCCTTTAAAGTGAAAATTAATCCATCACTTTCATGCAAATGAAGGAACATCTTGAGAGATACTTAATTGATGACGTCAAGAGCAAAAATATCAACTAGACTATATTTATTCCTTGTTGCTGTTTGAATGAATCACAAATAAGTAACAAACTTCTACTAAGTAATTAATTTTTAGTAAGTTGTAACTTCTTGAAAGTTGGGGGACTTTTTTTTACTACAGTGAATACCATATACTAATTCAAATACAGTCTTCTCTAGAGGTCTAGGAGAAACGTTACATATATAataggtgtatacacacacacacataaacatttacatataaaatgatTATAATCTAACTCTATTAGAGTCTGAAGGAGTGAGTCCCTGTAAGTTACGAGAGACACCTGAGCCCTAATCACAcaattttccttcttccttctatgGTGTCCTTTTCCATCCATAAGTTTCCAAATCTAGTAGCAAGGGTTGTTTTGGTGTAGTTAGAATTATATGTGCGCTGGTGAAAAATCAAGGCATAACTAAGCTTTACTAGTGAATGTTTAATTGTGAGCACTGTTATATGTCTCTAAAATGGTTCAGTTGAAGAAACATCTGTCAATAACAGTTCCATAGCTGCCCTCTCCTAAGATTTTTACAGGGTGTTTCTAAAATACATGGTTTGTTGTAATCTCAGTGACTAAAAATTCCTCATGATTCACTGAGCCAAGAAACCAGACAATCCTCTACTACTATTTATATAAGTAGGTGTAACAATAACTTCCTCCAGTTCTGCTTCTCAGATGAAATATTCTCTCAGCAGATTTGCTACTGAAGTGAAAATACATGATGGCCATCTTTAAAGGTTGGTTAccagtattttaaaaacacacctaGCCGAAGCCGCCCAGGCATCAGCATCAATTAGTAAGGAccatatattttcttcttctgaagCCCCTGATGGTGTGTAAGACTCCATCTATCCCCATCAGAGTTAGCTGTTCTGCTCAAGGCACTAAGGCACCACTGTTTTCAAAGCCCGCCTCTACTTTCCATAATTATGAGACATAGCTACagaataaatgaaggaaatattATTGTATTCAGCTGAACATAAAAAATAATGCCTCTAAAACTTCAGCTCTGGAAGTCACTTTCTGCTCTTCACCAGAGAGTTCAGATGGACTCAGCTGGTCTGCAAATTTTAGGAGAAGTTGATCTGCAAATAGCTCGGTAGCAGAAGCCAACATTTCCCTctattaaagttattttaatgttttgcACAAGCAATTGTTTGAAGATCAGGAAATGAGATTTTCCATTTGGTTGGTCTAATCACAGTAGGATGGGGTCTCGGGTCAAGGAGATACATGTTAAATAGTTACAGGAACACTGTGATTTCCTTTCAAGAAGCCTTACTCAATCTCTAGAGGTTCAAGCTGGCTCTGAATGTACCAGGGTGGATCCTCTAGtgaattttgcttttgttcctgGGGATGGAGTGCTATGAAGTTGCAATGAAAATGGGGGTGAAGAGGTGTTTGTCCCCCTTAGTTTTCAGGAAAATCATAGCATTAGGGCATAAGGATATAACTAAAATTACTGCATACGTAATACACACAAGGGTTCTTGCTCTTACGTCTTTACAATCATTTACTTTACAGCCATTTACGAAATCTTCCTATGAATTATGTTTTGCTAAATTATGTGATCCATGAGATACTGTTTTTAATATATAGCATTTGTTAATATTGCATCAGcaaatctgaaaacaaaaggTATCAAATAGGTATGGAACCTTGGGAAAGTTAATTTGTGTATTTAATTCTTACTATTTTCATCAGAAAAAGGAGGCTATGCAATTGGATGGATCACAAAGTCTCTCCGTGTTCTCTGTTTGCTCGAATGTTCTGTGATTCTGTGAAAAGCCCTTATTAACTCTGGAGACACTGGAGAAGTTTTACCTTCAGAACAGGTGACCGAGCTGAATAATGACCGGGACACCATGGCTGTTCATAACAATGATAAGCAGGGACAGAAGAGGCCGGAAATAAGAGTTATACAAAGTCTGAGGGCTGCAGATGACGTTATGAGTACAGATTCCAAAGATTACTTTTAATCTAGAAAGACACGAGCTAATAATAGCTGGATACTGACTAGTCCATTTTAAGGAAGCCCTGAATAGGATCCATAGTCCCAGGTTTCATCTCCAAATTTTGATGAGGTTATGGCTCTGGGAAGGCACAGtcaagagggagagaagagatgaaaggtgatggaggaggggagaagggaagagagggagcaaGGGGATGGGCAGGGCAAGAGCGAGAGACTGATTGGATAGTACACTGATAACTCCCAAAGAGAAAATAGCAGGCTTCAGGTTCACTCATAAGCCCGTGAAGATGAAgatttctctgaaaataaaaagattttgagGTGCAGTATTATCTGTGTAAGAACGACACTTTCTTCAATAGATTTTGCTTTGCCACTAAGAAAGATGGAGGGGGGTCAATCTGCATGCCTAGGACTTACAGTTTGTATGCtcccccccaattttttttttttttttgtggatggGGGGGGTTGTAATGAGAAAAGttaaaatttagatttataaTCTGGTGATGTTTATGATAGGTGCCTAACAAATGTCTGtagttcttattatttttaaacattacacACAGAAAACCCTGCTTCAGTGATATGAACAGATCCACACATGTCTGGTTCTCTGCTTTACCGTAAGGAGTTTCCCAAGTCGCATACTCAACAAGCATCCATCTGTAACTTGATTGTCAGGAAGTGCCACGGGGAGCAGCCGATGCCGTGGCACAAACCTCTTCATTCCAATATTATTTATCAAAAACCGTGGAGATAATCCAAATGTCCACAGTAGGGTAATAGCTAAATAAACCCCAGAGTGAGTGTTTCTGGGTTGAGGACAACACTCTGTCTGGAAGGTTGTGTTACTGGAGGTTTAAAATGTTTGCTTGATGTTTCTATAGTAAACATATAATGACTCTTCAAACTCTAAAGTCACACACTACTTTAATTGACACATGTTATAAATGATAGTGATTTATTTAACTCGGGCCATGT includes the following:
- the Fam237a gene encoding protein FAM237A, giving the protein MADPGTRRGIHCPLSLTCSLLIVGMCCVSPLFCHSQTDLLALNQADPQCWESSSMLLLEMQKPRVSNTVSGFWDFMIYLKSSENLKHGALFWDLAQLFWDIYIDCVLSRNHGLGRRELAGEEKKEKQSSTVLHLGIKQGAYSHLLRTPFLKKKELIGDLISVHMRRRGSRIGGKEKSEVKRKQSHLQS